aaactttttttcctaagacaaaaccttaaatctctgttctctctcttATAATAATCACAGGTCTGAGAGGTTCAGGAATAAACAAGTCAGTCATAATGGGTGTGGTGGTTGTGCGTTACTTGTTGCTGCCAATATTAGGAGTTTTCATAGTACGAGGAGCGCATTACTTGGGTTTGGTTACATCCGAACCGCTTTACCAGTTTGTTCTTCTGCTTCAGTATGTCGTTCCCCCAGCGATGAATCTTGGTTCGTTCTTCAGACTCACAAAAATACTACCAAAACATGTCATCACACTGTCTTTCTCATAAACTCACTTGACCTTTTGGCAGGTACAATCACTCAACTATTCGGATCAGGAGAAAGTGAATGCTCTGTGATTCTATTCTGGAGTTATGCCTTGGCTTCAGTTTCTCTCACTGTCTGGCCAACATTCTTCATGTGGCTCGTAGCCTGAAcatccacacacacacacttacACAAATGGGAAACAGTTGCAAATCTTGCTACTTTGAAATATTAGAGAAACTGATATATTCTTTCATTGATAAAAATGTTGGAAGGTTATACAATTGGGAATAGAGACCCAATCAAAAGGGAATATTGAAACTTCAATCATCCTAAGATAGCAGATAAATGCTTGAGACAAGCAAAGACAGAGATAGAACAAAATATCCTATTGAGAGTTTATAAAGAGAGCCTCAGAGAGAGGACTTGTCAGGCAAATCATCGAAGTAAGGATGCTCCATAGCTTTCTTTGCTGAGATTCGTTTTGCTGGCTCGTACTCCAGCATTTTCTGTGCacaaagagaaacacaaattaGTCTCAGCAGAGTGATTATCTACTAATCAAGCAAGGTCTGAGAGGTGTGTTAGACACTAGAGACTTACAGATAAGAGATCAAGTCCAGCCTCGTCGAGGTTTGGCACAGCTGTGGAGAGACTCAACGGTTTCCATTGCGGGTATTCATGCCAGTCCTTGAGTTTGCTTACTCCAGGCCAAACTTCTTCGTTTGGTGTTCCCAACAACCTGAGTTTGacaggaaagaaagaaacagaacaaccAAGTTAGCGAATGTCATGTTTGTGTCTTAAAGGTAAAGATGAACACAAAGACTTACCTGAATATACGGAGGAGCTGTTGGAGCTCAGAGTCTCCCGCAAAGATTGCTTGCTTGGTCACTAGTTCAGCTACACatcaaaaaggaaacaaaactgtTAGTTCTTGCTAGTGACATTGAACTGAAACCAGTGAAACTGTAAGAGAAGATTTTGTACCAAAAATACAGCCAACAGACCACATATCCACTCCAGTAGAGTAATGGGTTGCTCCAAGAAGAACTTCCGGAGCTCTATACCATAGAGTTAGAATCTGTTGCAAATGAAATCATGGGGGTAAAATCATCCTGAGTTATAACTCCAGATAAACTAAgatagaattaaaaaaaaaaaaaaaaactagaatgAAACAGGACTAATGTTTCATCAACGTAGACTTATATACCTCATGTGTATACTTTTTCATTGGGAGAGTGAAGGCTCTGGCTAATCCAAGATCTGCTATTTTGAGCGTCATTGTCTTCCGGTCCATCAAGAGATTGTGAGGCTTAAGATCCCTGTAATGAAACCAAGACAAGTAGGATTAGAGATCTGTGTCAAAATGGGTTATCTCAAGTCATAGTTCTTCCAAAACAAAGACGATTTTTACCTGTGCAACACTCCATGACCATGGCAAAAAGCCATGCCTTTGCATAACTGGTACATCAAGCACTGCAATTCAAGAACATGTTTCTCTTAGCTTAAAGGGGCTTATCggatgagagaaaaaaagcaGAACAAAATCTCCAAATATCCAAACCTTGACAGTATTTTGTGGAATGTTCTGTCCAGCTTGACGAAAGCTTCTGATGAATTTCTTGAGATCAGTATCAACATACTCGAAAACAAGGTAAAGTACagtttttccttctttgtttATTCCTTGCTTAACATCCATCAACCTGTAGAAGAAGATAATCATCATAACAATAATCTCTCAGTAGAAATGCAATCACCACAAAAATAGTTGAAACTGAGATCACAACACAGAGCTTCTACTTTGACATTTTCTAGTATTCGGATAAGATAAGGAACCCATTTTATCTCGATCGGACCACACAACAAATAGCAAACTGAAACTAAGATCTACCAGTAACACCTAAGAGCGACACTAAGCGCGATTTGCAGGAAGAATCAGAGTCATCAAATCAATTGAGACATCAATTAATCGGGactaaaccctagaaatcGAAATTGAGTCCTAAATCCACAATCAAAACCAGTAAATCGGAGAATTTCAGAAAGTGACTGAACCGAATCAGAAATGTAAAAGGAAATCGAACCTAACGATGTGAGGATCACGAGCGAGCATACGCAAGATAGAGATCTCGCGAAGAGTAGTGGGAGGAACACCTTCTTCATCCTCATGGAGACGCGTCTTCTTCAAAGCAACGATCATCCCAGTAGCTTTCTCTCTTGCTCTGTAAACTTTCCCATAAGTCCCTTCACCTACTTTCTCAAGCTTTTCAAAGGCTTCCATGGCGGAAACAGCGGGTTTAACTCCATTGTTGTCCATCTCTATCAATCTCTCAAgacaactcttcttcttccttcgcgaatctcagattttgttttcaatttggggaaagagagaggaaatgTAATTAGATTCGAGAATTGGTTTAAATAGGAAGGAGATTATTAAAAAGGTATATTCCCTCTTTGAGCACTCATGTTTTTTCAAcggttctttttttcttttttcaaaattcaaaactggaGCGTCgtcattagttttttttttatgttctgtttttaagTGTGACGTGGAAAAAGTGAATAACCAATGTTTGTCAACATCCGGAGACGGTTTAGCTACacgaaaggaaaaaaaaaaggggagagtttgttttttggtcaaaagGTGTGAGTTTGTTGTTAGATTCGACAAAACACACAAGATGGGCCTTTATTGGGCAGGACGAAAAATTGACAAGCCAGAGAAGAACAAGTTCTTAAACAACATTGtcttaaatgattttttgtcccaaaagaaaTAGTAATATACAACtaatttttagatttgaaaTACATAAACCATAATAGTGCAATGATAAAAGCAAATGGGAAACAAACATTCTTATAAATCAGGacattttttgtataatcTATAGGCCCTAAATGTTTACTTGGTGGTATCAATGAGTCCCATAATCGAATTTATATAGGAGATGCGTCGGTCATTAGAAGCAACAAGCACCTTCTGTTGCTCATCCTCCTCTACAAAGAACAAGGAGGGCGTCAATTTATAGAAATCTCGGACGCAATTGGGCCAAGCAAGGGTTGACACCAAAACTCCCCAACTGTTAGCTTCCATGTCGTACACATGAAGAACACTTGCCAAAGGTTCTAAACCCATCTTTTTCACCCTCACCACAAGACACTTGCCATCGTACATAGCTATGTTCCAATATACAAGCGTTTCTTCCTCGATAGATATGTTCTTGATCCGCCTTGTGAGTGTCCATTTGTGATTCTCGACAAGTGTGTAAACGGAGATTGTTTCTATCGTCCCCGAAATTAGGGTCAGGCGATTGATCTTAACGCTTTCCGCGAAAAGTAGCTTCGTATCCGGTTCCCGATGAAATATGGAAGGAATCAAGCATGCTTGCTCTGTCTCGGGATTAAAAGACATGATGCTGCCATCGTTTCTCAGCCAGTGAAGAGTGTTGTCCAAGTAAACAGGTTTCATCCGCGTAGTGAGATCACTTTTTGAGCTAGTGGTGATACTCGTTTCCGATAATCTCCAAGAGTCTCCTTCGTTGATCTCGAATCCGTATACGTTTTCCATCTCGAGTATGCCCACGATCTTGAATCTCTTGGTTGTTAGATTTCGATTTACCGCAAATCCAACGCACATCGCTCGTTCCGTACAAGCAACATTACCTCCAGGATAACTAATTCCGCTAAGACCTTTAAGTCCACCATTAACTATCATTGGTATAAGCTTTGATCCAGAATGATCCAGGATTCGAAACCTTTTTGTTAAGGGATTTGCAACAAAGAGACAACCAATGTACAATAGGAGAAGACCAGAGCATGAGCCGAAAATGTAACAATCCGCACTACCATCAAACAGTTCTACTCCATTTCCCGGTGACATATAATCGCATGAAGAGACCAAAGGATGGCAACATACATAAGTAGCGCCATAGCTACCAAGGTTAAACAAACTAGGTCTGACCCATGAAGGATATTCCGGTCCAAATCTTGGATCACttaaatatgatttgataGAATTGTTAGTGCATCGCATCATAGCCATAGATTTGGGTTCTAATCTGAAGAGAATCTCGTCGAGAAGGTCTAAAGGTAAATCATTGATGATGGAAGATGAATCAAATTGAGAATTTCTTGGCAAATTATTCATGATTCTATTTTGCTTGGCGtatgtgaatatttttgtgttattttcaacatatatatatatatatatatatatatatatatatatataataatagacAACAtattattaccaaaaaaaagtaacaatcAATTCTAATCAAGGATAATCTCAGTATCTCAccattataagaaaaattcaaatacaacattaatataaatttagttaaatttttgaatgattttgcaagataatttgaaaatcaaatattaatatatattttataggtTTGTCATTTTGCAAAATAATCTGTTAGTTATTAATTTCATTAgttgaacaaagaaaatttactaatataaaaaaatgacaaaatctaATATCTTTTAATgataaatatttcttaatatctaaataatttcttcatttagtttctaatttttaaataactaaCAATGTATTTAGGCTAAagatagtttttaaaataaataaaagtgtaTTTATGCCAAAGCTGTACCTAAGATACTGTCaaaaatctatcaaaatttataactgGGATTTGGGAACATGACACGTCATTGGTTGTTAAAGTTAGTTTGCAAGATACACTGTATTTCTAGTATTTTGGTGTAGTTAAGATTAAAAATGTaactcttaaaattttaatgattctttttgtaaacaaaatcgTGTTCAAGCGATGCTATTGCTATATGCATCATGCATGCATGCCTAATtgtcatatttaaaaaaagtttgtaataatagtgaaactgaaaaataaaagttggaCAAGGATTGATATGGTGAAATAGCGCCTCTATAATCCAaaccttttcaatttttatgtctTTCCAAACTCAATAActtaaaaaatacaacaaaagtTACAtctcaaaagaaagaaaacaaaaagaagagaacaaacacGACGTGTGTGATTCATAAGAGCTTTGTCCTTAAGTTTTAAGCAAATCATTGACCACCATTTGAAGAAATAGTAGTAAGAACATCAGTCACCGAAGCCATCACACTCAGTGCTGCCTTCAATACGTCTTGAGAACATCCTGGTTTCACTATCGTCCTCACCTGACCAAACCccaaaaatgttaataaataTGAAAGTGGCGAAGAACATTATTCGATACTTGACGAAATTAGcagagaaaaacacaaaaacaaaaagtttttaCTTGGTCAAGATATTCCTGCAGCTTCTTGATACGTCCCATGTAATCTTGATCTTCAACACAGAGACTCACTGCTTTAGCATCCGCACCAGGACCATCGTACTGTAGCGGTCCTGGGTTTCTGTACAGATCTTCCATCAAGAATTTTTGTGCATTCTGTCTCAAGAGGCTGCAAGAAAACCATTCACATTCAAACAATTGATAAATAAGGCCAAACGTGAGTGTGTTCATGTTTTCTGTAATAGCTGACTTACTCGTATGCTTTGCCTTTCAAATCCACCATAGCTGGATGAATTGCAGGTCTACCAATTGAAGTTAAAGTATAACTAGCATCCTGGGACCAATGCTTCACCGTCATCATCGCCTAAAAGGTAATACCAGAGATAAAAGAATGGGGAATTAGTATAGAAATACACTGTATTAACCGCCGTCTTTTAGATAGAAAATACGACAAAACTCAACTGTAATAGGTGTAGCACCACATTTCCACTTGTTCACAGGACTTTTTAGGTTGGTCACTGTTGCCATGTAACCATTCAGACCAGCTGCAAGGATGTGGTAACATATATGTCCAAGAACCTGCATGATTCTCCCATTCAATAGTGTTAATATTCATCTAAATTATGAAGTTGCATTGGTACTGTGGCACAGACTGTTAGTGACTTACGTAGGCGTAATCACAATCGAATTTCGATGGAAGAGATCCACGAGCTTGGTAACCAAAAAAGTGACATATGGCATTGAATTTCTTCCCCTTGTATGTGCCTTCTTTCTgtcaaattcaaagatttcatTACATTAGCAATAGTATTTTTTGATGCCAAATAATGACTCCATTATTTAGATAACAGTATTGGGAAAAGATAGAAACCAATGATAAAATTGGAGCATACCAAGCGCTTGTTCATTTCAGTCTCCACGAGATACGCAAGAAGTTTCTCTGTCTCAATCTAGAGTAGAAAGCAAAAAGAGCATTTAGGattccaactttttttttataacatagTAGGTCCAAAATATTCTGTTTGTTCTTCATAATTACCTGGGATAGCTGAGCAGAATCATCAGACTCAGGATGGAGAAGTAGCTGTAGCAAGAAAGGCGACCATCTTATATGTATTAATACACCTTTGCTTTGAAcgaaaacaaagataattcTAATTTCAAAGAATTTGAACCTGTTTCTTAATGAATGGAGgaagaaattcaaacaaaGCAGATGACCAAGGTGAGAGCTGAGTAGAAATCTTATCAGCAGATACACCCTGCCTCAGCAGCCCGTGAATTTCCTACATCAAACAAATGTCAGCTTATACGTGATTTATACTAAGAAGTACATCTCAGtattgaagaaagaaacaagtaTCAAATCATTACCTTTAACAGAGCGTAGACTTCAGGAATACTGACTATAAGCCCTTCAGGAATGAGGATGACTCCATGATTCTTGTCTGgttcaaacaaatgaaatagTACCAGATTTAGTAAACACAGTAAAATACATGATTGCATAATCTAATCATAGATGGTTTTCATTACGAGACCTTCTACTGCTCTTGCTTGAACAGCATCACAGATCTGTTTAGCAATGTCAAAAATTGTGAGCTTAGATGCTGCAACCTCCTCGCCCAGTATCACCTGAGACAATCGGATGACACGATAATGAGAGTCTAGAGCATGAACATGCCAACAGAATCAATAGTCTATGTTTCGAAACTGAAACAGTTACGAACCATGTTTGGATGAGACTGGAGTGTACACTCAAGGGCAACATGAGAGTGCTTACGACCCATGAGGCGGATGAAATAATAATActgcaaataaaaaagaaagtagaaCTTGATATCAGAATCATAAAGAATATAACTTTGTAGTAGCTTTCTGCTTTCACATCCTTCATCGAAATATTTCGTCTTATCAGAATATGAAGTTAATAAACTGCAGTTAAGAATGCCCTAGCAATCTCTTGCAACATGAAAGTTCAGGAAGAAATAGCTTTTACCTTCTCTGCAGAAAGGGCATCAGTGCAGGCATTGCTAATGAGTTGTGAGTTCACCTGTATGCCGCAAAATATCATTAGCAAACAATAACATATAGTTTCTGCAAAGACTTACGAGGGACAACGGCATCATGTTGCTGCAATAGCTACAAAAGATAACTAAGACAAAGTAACCAGATGGTTAAAGTTTACATTTTACCTTGCATATGGTGTCAAAACCCACGTTTGCCTCCACAAACTGATTTTTGAGATCTCCATTTGTAGTAACTGGAACACCAACCACCTGTAATTTCATAGGAGCTTAATTACCGTAGCATTTTTATAAAGgaatttaaaatgaaactgtagaaaaagaaattaggACCTTAGTTGAGCATTTTGCAGCAGCAAAAAATTCAGCGAGATGAGCTGCATCTGTGTTTGATATTACGCCTTCAAAAACCACAATATATATTCTTGGTTTagtaaaaattaaagacaaaaatttgCCAATGAATATAAGTAAAAACGCTAGGTACCTCCAATGATAACAAGGCCATCTAACTTCAAATCTGTGCAAGCTTTGAGTGCAGCGTTAACCTGCTCAGTTGTTTTGATCTGATCCTTAGTTCTTCCGAGCAAATCATAACCACCTTACAACATACATTTCAACACCAATATATCAGAACTTGAAGCAATGAACGGGAGATTCTGCATTTGACGACAATGCCTTGATCAAACAAGTACCTTGGTTTTTGTAAGTCTGAAGTATATCATCTGTAATCTCTAGAGTCTTTTGTGCAAATAGACCCTCGGAACCACCTATTATCAGTCAACAACAAATTTTACTTAAGTCTaacaaaaaatctctaaactgGCAAATGATGCAGttgtataaaaaataatagaacTTACCCAAAAATCCTAGCAAAGTGCTTTTTGCGTTGTGCACCTTGAGAGCCTCGAAAAGACCCCAGATCACATTATGTCCACCTGGAGCTTGCCTTCCACAAAACACAATTCCAACTCTACAGTAGAAAAAGAACTAACTTAAGCTGAATAGAACTTAAATCAAACACAAACGCCAATCCAGAAACATATAGATAGAGAGCAAACAGATTCACACACCTAACTGAAGGAAGCTCGGTAATGATGTGCGCATCAGGAACTTGAGCAGTTTCCCTGAGGAAGTGAGCCAAAGGCTGGCCTAAGGTATGCGGGAAAGCACGAGCCATGGTATGTGAATCAGCAGCTTCAGCCACAGTGGTTCCATCACCAAGCTCCACGCGGACAGTAGTCCCCTGAAACGAATTTCAAGcagaataagaaaatgacaaagttCAACTGATTAAAGCTGAAGAGACTGCCAATGAAACTTAGGAATCGAAATAAAACAGATCCGAGAACAATACAATCTAGAAATCAGATCTGCTTAAGGAGCAAAGTTCATCGAAttaagataaacaaaaacttggaATAGTTGCAGAAATCCAAGAATGATAATATTGAATAAGAAACTAAGTACTCAAATAAATCCAATGATAGGAACAATGGAAGGAAGTAGATCTATGAAGTAGAAGAAGGGACCTGGAGACAAGGAGGAAGCTCAGGTTTGTACTGAGATCGAAGTTGCTGAAGAGGGGAGAGTTCTCTGGGGATTCCGAAATCTGAATCCATGGCGTTAGGTTttatgtagaagaagaagaagaagaagaagtggttgGTGTGGTGTGAGACTTCGAGTGtgactttttttggttcttgttaataaacttcaaaatatatagtgaggagggagaagaagaaagaggaggaggaggaataTACTACCAACCAAACACCTccgtttctttctttttggtgtaTCGTTATATGACTTTTTTATGAACACAACAGACTGTTTTGACTACATATTGTTTGGacaaatattttggttgtGATTTTGCAAGTTTCTATTGATCACGTTTACTTGGTTATAATGCAAGTTtgaatgaattttttttgtttggtttttacttGCAATAGtacattttagttttaagGAAAAACTATCGGTGACTCAATAAGCCAGTATCACACAACTCAGATGTTACAAAATGAACACTGCTGCATTTAAAATTCTTTCAAGTAATCTCAGCTTTCAAAGTCACAAACTCAAATTGTAGTTTTGACATTGGCTCCTCTGTCGAGTTTGGTCCAAACAAAACTAGAAACAAGCCATACATAGGATTAAAAATCGATGCACGACATAAAAAGAGTAATTGGAATAGTAAAAGACCAGAAAAAAACGATTACAccttaatatatattctcagAGAGCTAAGATTGCAGAGACCCAAACGGTACGGAGGCTTTTTGGAAGACAAGTCACACTCTCCAGAATCAGCATAGCctgcaaagaagagaaattatgTGTCATTTTCTGgatttcaaaatacaaaatctatTATCAGCTATTTTAAAGGAACATCATGTGAGATTTTTATGAGACATGATTCAAGAAAGCAGTTTTCATATAGCAGTGATGCACACATATCAAATCACCATCCAAAGCACACATCAAATCACCATCCAATTATACAGATTTCTAACAATTTGCTGATCAACATTGTTCACTAacttatcaatcaatcatttCACAATACtaggtatatatataccatgAGCATACCTGTATTCTAATACCTAGATAAGTAAATCAATGCTCAAGAGTAAAACCTAATACATAGCtcatgcaaaaagaaaacagacgAAACAGAAAAATAGCAGATTGATGAACAAATTACTCAAACAATAGATGAAAGCGAGTTGGTCAATGCACATAGCAGAATCTAGTAAAGCCAAGTTCGTAACACAAAAACTACAACCATGTACAGAATCTAAATCCGAAAACTATGACCAGAAAACTGTGGAACTAACCTGAATAACAAATCATTCTTCCATGCGATCTCCAGCGCCGGATCCTTTGACATCAACAGAGAACGAGTACTCTTGGTCACACCCCAAGTAAGAGTCACACATGAAGTATAGTGTGTATGACTTCTCTCCTGGTTCACTCGGTGCTGTGAAATCCAGCTTCACCTTCACTTTCCGTTGCAATGAGACACGCTTGATTGCCAGCAACTGGTTTGTCTTGGTGTCGCCCACGACCAGCCAccatccttcttctttggtcTTGGGATACCTCAGTGAATCCACAGGTCCCACTTCTGTCCTCCCCTCCATGTCTCTCTCAAGCATCACTTGCAATGTAACCTCTTTCCCTGGGTTCACCTCTTCACTGCCCACAATCTCGTAAGTAAGGTCGATGTTTGGGAAGCGGTTGCAGAATCTGGCAATGTCTAGAAGCTGAGCGTCTGACATCTTGAGAAGCTCTTGGCGTTCTTCATCCTCCATCTCCACAAGATCGAATACGGTTTCAATGTTTTTCCCTGGATTCTCCTGGCACCTCTTGGCCAAGTCTTTTGTGAAGTGAGGGAGCTGCAGAAGCATGGAGTCCCGCTCCCACATGCCTTGAGTCACCATCTGGCTTACTTCCATAGCTAGCAGAGCAAGATTCAGCCAGCCATTGCTTGATATCACATCGACCATCGCTTGAAGAAGTCTGGTTGCAGATAGAAGGACATCACGCTGATCCATTGCCAAGTTCCCGCCAATGTTTTGCCTTGAGAAATGCGCCTGAAGAAGCGCGTTTGCCTTCACATGAGGGTCTGTGCATTTTGGGTTTTCAAAAGAGAACCTCTGGTGATTGATTAATCTTCGAACGGTGTCCTCTTCGCCAGGCCGTATAGGAATCATGTCATACTCTGAAGCCGATGTTAAGATTTCAAGAAGTCCCTTCATCTTGGTTTTAGAAGACAACAGTGAACTGAAGCGCTCAATGGTGGTATAACTGATGTAATAATAGGATGCAATCATACCAAGGTTGAGAGGAGAGAGTTCCATCTCATCCTCTACCTCAATGCATTTACTGGCTTCAAGATCAGACAAGGTGTTCTCAACCAGCTCTGATAGGTGATCAGACAAATGCCTGTGGCTAACACCTTGGAGATTGTAGTAGTTAGGGTTCTGGGGAAGCCTCCTGTACATGAAAGTCCATGTAAGATAATCCACGGCATCTTGCTTGTTCTCTATAACCCCAGCAACCACTTCTGCGTTGAAATTATCATGCAAGAAATGCTGGAGCTGACT
This sequence is a window from Arabidopsis thaliana chromosome 1 sequence. Protein-coding genes within it:
- the CDKB2;2 gene encoding cyclin-dependent kinase B2;2 (cyclin-dependent kinase B2;2 (CDKB2;2); CONTAINS InterPro DOMAIN/s: Protein kinase, ATP binding site (InterPro:IPR017441), Protein kinase, catalytic domain (InterPro:IPR000719), Serine/threonine-protein kinase domain (InterPro:IPR002290), Serine/threonine-protein kinase-like domain (InterPro:IPR017442), Protein kinase-like domain (InterPro:IPR011009), Serine/threonine-protein kinase, active site (InterPro:IPR008271); BEST Arabidopsis thaliana protein match is: cyclin-dependent kinase B2;1 (TAIR:AT1G76540.1); Has 109034 Blast hits to 107606 proteins in 3051 species: Archae - 93; Bacteria - 11427; Metazoa - 41458; Fungi - 12141; Plants - 24398; Viruses - 437; Other Eukaryotes - 19080 (source: NCBI BLink).); this translates as MDNNGVKPAVSAMEAFEKLEKVGEGTYGKVYRAREKATGMIVALKKTRLHEDEEGVPPTTLREISILRMLARDPHIVRLMDVKQGINKEGKTVLYLVFEYVDTDLKKFIRSFRQAGQNIPQNTVKCLMYQLCKGMAFCHGHGVLHRDLKPHNLLMDRKTMTLKIADLGLARAFTLPMKKYTHEILTLWYRAPEVLLGATHYSTGVDMWSVGCIFAELVTKQAIFAGDSELQQLLRIFRLLGTPNEEVWPGVSKLKDWHEYPQWKPLSLSTAVPNLDEAGLDLLSKMLEYEPAKRISAKKAMEHPYFDDLPDKSSL
- a CDS encoding Phosphofructokinase family protein (Phosphofructokinase family protein; FUNCTIONS IN: diphosphate-fructose-6-phosphate 1-phosphotransferase activity; INVOLVED IN: response to fructose stimulus, response to sucrose stimulus, photosynthesis, response to glucose stimulus; LOCATED IN: pyrophosphate-dependent phosphofructokinase complex, alpha-subunit complex; EXPRESSED IN: 23 plant structures; EXPRESSED DURING: 13 growth stages; CONTAINS InterPro DOMAIN/s: Pyrophosphate-dependent phosphofructokinase PfpB (InterPro:IPR011183), Phosphofructokinase (InterPro:IPR000023); BEST Arabidopsis thaliana protein match is: Phosphofructokinase family protein (TAIR:AT1G76550.1); Has 4397 Blast hits to 4316 proteins in 1453 species: Archae - 20; Bacteria - 3299; Metazoa - 3; Fungi - 0; Plants - 433; Viruses - 0; Other Eukaryotes - 642 (source: NCBI BLink).); the protein is MDSDFGIPRELSPLQQLRSQYKPELPPCLQGTTVRVELGDGTTVAEAADSHTMARAFPHTLGQPLAHFLRETAQVPDAHIITELPSVRVGIVFCGRQAPGGHNVIWGLFEALKVHNAKSTLLGFLGGSEGLFAQKTLEITDDILQTYKNQGGYDLLGRTKDQIKTTEQVNAALKACTDLKLDGLVIIGGVISNTDAAHLAEFFAAAKCSTKVVGVPVTTNGDLKNQFVEANVGFDTICKVNSQLISNACTDALSAEKYYYFIRLMGRKHSHVALECTLQSHPNMVILGEEVAASKLTIFDIAKQICDAVQARAVEDKNHGVILIPEGLIVSIPEVYALLKEIHGLLRQGVSADKISTQLSPWSSALFEFLPPFIKKQLLLHPESDDSAQLSQIETEKLLAYLVETEMNKRLKEGTYKGKKFNAICHFFGYQARGSLPSKFDCDYAYVLGHICYHILAAGLNGYMATVTNLKSPVNKWKCGATPITAMMTVKHWSQDASYTLTSIGRPAIHPAMVDLKGKAYDLLRQNAQKFLMEDLYRNPGPLQYDGPGADAKAVSLCVEDQDYMGRIKKLQEYLDQVRTIVKPGCSQDVLKAALSVMASVTDVLTTISSNGGQ
- a CDS encoding F-box family protein (F-box family protein; CONTAINS InterPro DOMAIN/s: F-box domain, cyclin-like (InterPro:IPR001810), F-box domain, Skp2-like (InterPro:IPR022364), F-box associated interaction domain (InterPro:IPR017451); BEST Arabidopsis thaliana protein match is: SWI-SNF-related chromatin binding protein (TAIR:AT1G20240.1); Has 79 Blast hits to 74 proteins in 8 species: Archae - 0; Bacteria - 0; Metazoa - 0; Fungi - 0; Plants - 79; Viruses - 0; Other Eukaryotes - 0 (source: NCBI BLink).) encodes the protein MNNLPRNSQFDSSSIINDLPLDLLDEILFRLEPKSMAMMRCTNNSIKSYLSDPRFGPEYPSWVRPSLFNLGSYGATYVCCHPLVSSCDYMSPGNGVELFDGSADCYIFGSCSGLLLLYIGCLFVANPLTKRFRILDHSGSKLIPMIVNGGLKGLSGISYPGGNVACTERAMCVGFAVNRNLTTKRFKIVGILEMENVYGFEINEGDSWRLSETSITTSSKSDLTTRMKPVYLDNTLHWLRNDGSIMSFNPETEQACLIPSIFHREPDTKLLFAESVKINRLTLISGTIETISVYTLVENHKWTLTRRIKNISIEEETLVYWNIAMYDGKCLVVRVKKMGLEPLASVLHVYDMEANSWGVLVSTLAWPNCVRDFYKLTPSLFFVEEDEQQKVLVASNDRRISYINSIMGLIDTTK